In the Telopea speciosissima isolate NSW1024214 ecotype Mountain lineage chromosome 2, Tspe_v1, whole genome shotgun sequence genome, one interval contains:
- the LOC122649972 gene encoding peroxidase 25, with translation MATSMFLVVLVIFLMGLSAKGQGGLKTGFYASSCPKAEAIVRSTVETHFNRDPTIAAGLLRLHFHDCFVQGCDGSILITDTSAEKVAPPNLGLRGFEAIDDAKTQLETLCPGVVSCADIVALAARDSVDLSNGPSWSVPTGRRDGRISSTAETSNLPSPLDPISIQRQKFAARGLNDHDLVTLAGAHTIGQSDCLFFRYRLYNFTTTGNADPSINQVFLGQLQALCPQNDDGSKRVALDKDSQTKFDISYFKNIKDGNGVLESDQRLWEDATTRGIVQNYAGNVRGLLGLRFDIEFPKAMIKMSSIEVKTGTQGEIRKLCSKFN, from the exons ATGGCTACTTCTATGTTTTTGGTTGTTTTAGTGATTTTCTTGATGGGTTtgtcagccaaaggtcaaggaGGCTTGAAAACTGGTTTTTATGCTTCTTCATGCCCAAAAGCTGAGGCCATAGTAAGGTCTACTGTAGAAACACATTTCAACAGAGATCCTACTATTGCTGCTGGTCTGCTTAGGCTACATTTTCATGATTGTTTTGTTCAG GGCTGCGATGGATCAATCTTGATTACAGACACATCTGCAGAGAAGGTTGCACCACCAAACCTTGGGTTAAGAGGCTTTGAAGCGATTGATGATGCCAAAACACAGCTGGAGACCTTGTGCCCCGGAGTTGTCTCATGCGCCGATATTGTCGCGTTAGCCGCCCGTGACTCTGTGGACTTG AGTAATGGCCCAAGTTGGTCAGTACCCAcaggaagaagagatggaaggATTTCATCAACAGCTGAGACCTCAAATTTACCATCTCCACTTGATCCTATCTCCATTCAAAGGCAAAAGTTTGCTGCTAGGGGCTTAAATGATCATGATCTTGTAACCCTAGCTg GGGCACATACAATTGGCCAAAGTGATTGTTTATTTTTCCGGTACCGCCTATATAATTTCACGACAACAGGcaatgcagatccaagcataaACCAGGTATTCTTAGGGCAACTACAAGCTTTGTGTCCTCAAAATGATGATGGATCTAAACGTGTGGCACTAGACAAAGATAGCCAGACCAAGTTTGACATTAGTTACTTCAAGAACATCAAGGATGGAAATGGAGTTCTAGAGTCAGATCAGAGACTTTGGGAAGATGCAACAACTCGTGGTATTGTACAAAATTATGCAGGGAATGTAAGAGGTTTACTTGGACTTAGATTTGATATTGAGTTCCCCAAGGCTATGATCAAGATGAGTAGCATTGAAGTGAAGACAGGGACTCAAGGAGAGATTAGAAAGCTATGCTCCAAGTTCAATTGA
- the LOC122649974 gene encoding DNA-directed RNA polymerase III subunit RPC6-like, producing the protein MVRTPDTSLKRRRPDPNSTSQSLTDSDRILYDLIKSKQDMGIWIGDMKREKKLPDHVVKKSLKSLQGKKLIKEVVSVQNKGKKYYMAVEFEPSKELTGGAWYVEGNLDTDFIKLLKELCLRHVFKMKVATTEGISESIRRSGVIKVECTTQQIAEILRVLVLDNEIMELRSTEMGEFASIPLGTVCYKSSGKGAPVGGVSKTGAMASIPCGVCPRITECTPDGIISPRTCVYFTKWLDF; encoded by the coding sequence ATGGTCCGGACACCTGACACTTCCCTCAAAAGAAGACGTCCTGACCCAAATTCTACCTCTCAAAGTCTAACTGATTCTGATCGCATTCTCTATGACCTGATCAAAAGCAAGCAAGACATGGGAATCTGGATAGGGGACATGAAACGAGAAAAAAAACTTCCAGACCATGTAGTCAAAAAGTCCCTTAAGTCCCTTCAAGGCAAGAAGCTGATAAAGGAGGTTGTGAGTGTCCAAAATAAAGGGAAGAAGTACTATATGGCAGTAGAGTTTGAACCGTCAAAGGAACTGACTGGCGGGGCATGGTATGTGGAAGGGAACTTAGACACTGATTTCATAAAGCTTCTTAAAGAGCTATGCTTGAGGCATGTCTTCAAGATGAAGGTTGCCACAACTGAAGGGATATCAGAGTCAATTCGTAGATCCGGTGTCATTAAAGTTGAGTGCACCACTCAGCAAATAGCGGAAATCTTGCGGGTATTGGTTCTGGACAATGAAATTATGGAGTTGAGGAGTACTGAGATGGGGGAATTTGCCTCTATACCATTGGGAACAGTTTGTTACAAGAGCTCAGGTAAGGGAGCCCCAGTAGGAGGGGTTTCAAAAACCGGGGCCATGGCTTCAATCCCATGTGGGGTTTGTCCAAGGATAACTGAGTGCACACCAGATGGCATTATCTCTCCTAGGACTTGTGTATACTTCACTAAATGGTTGGATTTTTAG
- the LOC122649973 gene encoding heme oxygenase 1, chloroplastic-like gives MAAIPVSQSQPFSSKTHFRASKVHPPTLEFISFKNFSSDQWLLGGKCSVNRSRRRVEMSSKRVVVSATTAEKPKKRYPGEAKGFVEEMRFVAMKLHTKEQAKEGEKEVKKPEEQSVRKWEPTIEGYLRFLVDSKLVYDTLEKIVEKATCLSYAEFKNTGLERSGALAKDLEWFREQGYTIPEPSSPGISYARHLEDLSEKDPQAFLCHFYNVYFAHTAGGRMIGRKVAEEILDNKELEFYKWDGDLSQLLQAVREKLNKVAESWSREEKDHCLEETEKSFERSGEILRLIMS, from the exons ATGGCTGCAATTCCTGTTTCTCAATCCCAACCCTTTTCGAGTAAAACCCACTTCAGAGCATCAAAAGTTCATCCTCCTACCTTGGAATTCATTTCTTTCAAGAATTTCAGTTCCGATCAGTGGCTGTTGGGAGGGAAGTGCTCTGTTAATAGAAGTCGTAGACGAGTAGAAATGTCTTCTAAGAGGGTTGTTGTTTCTGCAACAACGGCAGAGAAGCCGAAGAAAAGATATCCGGGCGAAGCGAAAGGATTTGTGGAAGAAATGCGATTTGTAGCGATGAAACTGCATACGAAGGAACAAGCCAAAGAAGGCGAGAAGGAAGTTAAAAAGCCAGAGGAACAGTCAGTGAGGAAATGGGAGCCGACGATTGAAGGGTATCTTAGGTTTCTGGTGGACAGTAAATTGGTTTATGACACACTCGAGAAGATTGTCGAGAAAGCGACTTGTCTTTCGT ATGCAGAGTTTAAAAATACAGGGTTGGAAAGGTCAGGAGCATTGGCTAAGGATTTGGAATGGTTTAGGGAGCAAGGCTACACTATTCCAGAACCATCCTCTCCAGGCATTTCCTATGCTCGTCATCTTGAAGATTTATCTGAGAAGGATCCTCAGGCATTCCTATGTCACTTCTATAATGTTTACTTTGCCCATACTGCTGGTGGGAGAATGATTGGTAGAAAG GTTGCTGAAGAGATACTTGACAATAAGGAGTTGGAGTTCTATAAATGGGATGGTGACCTTTCCCAACTGTTGCAAGCTGTGAGGGAGAAGCTCAATAAAGTTGCTGAA AGCTggtctagagaagagaaggatcatTGTTTGGAGGAAACGGAGAAGTCTTTTGAACGTTCAGGAGAGATCCTCCGTTTGATAATGTCTTGA